AagattttttatttaacttattttattttaaaacttgtttaTAAATCTTACATAGAAGATGCcctttttgttttttaattttgccCGCTCACGACTTTCACAAAATCCTTATCCACTCTATTGAAATATCTTATTGCCACTGGCGACCTCCAATTCATATAAACCGTTgaatttgattattttaaaatattcgataccataattataataattaatttttattctcaATTATATTAATTCATTTTGTCATTGGATCATCTTAACATCTTTCAATATTATGATATTCAATTTCATATAAATAGTAAATTCAACCGTGTAATTATTACAAAATACATACCATGCATTAAAGTCCAAGTAAAGTCAAAATACTTGGCAAATCATCATTGAGTAGAAGTAGATATTAGcagatgaaaaataaatttaaatggataataaaaaatttaatagctattattattattattattattattattagtatgCCAATGAAACGAGCTATGTACTAATTAAGTCTTTTGGTTTAAGTACTGAAATACATTATCTAGTTTGCTAATATATAAAATGCTACTATATTCCAGATACTAGTAATCATTTTGCCCAAAATGCAATTTTGAAGGTTTCTAATATAAAAATACGCTATAGTAGAAGTGATTTTAACCTAGAAAAAGATTCAAAAGCACCAAACACCATGCTAAATTTCAGATGAACACGCAGGATCAAACCATACACTACTGTGCAATCATCTCCACAAAAAGGAGCCAAAAACCGGAGtctgatttttcttttttctgtTCTTGTTACGCTGCTTTCTTTGGGGACTTGGTGGCCTTCGACGGCGACTTGGGTTCCTTGGCGGCGTCCTTCTTCGGCAGCAGAACCGGGTTGATGTTGGGGAGCACGCCGCCGTGAGCAATGGTGACGCCGCCGAGGAGCTTGCCCAGCTCCTCGTCGTTGCGGATGGCGAGCAGGACATGGCGGGGGATGATGCGGTTCCTCTTGTTGTCGCGCGCCGCGTTCCCGGCCAGCTCCAGCACCTCCGCCGCCAGGTACTCCAGCACGGCCGCCAGGTACACCGGCGCGCCGCTGCCGACGCGCTGCGCGTAGCGGCCCTTCTTCAGGAAGCGGCCGATGCGGCCGACGGGGAACTGGAGGCCGGCCTTGATGGAACGCGACACGGACTTCTTCTTCGGACCACCAACCTTCCTCCCGGCGGCGCCCTTCTTCACCTTGCCGGCGACTGCTCCGCCCGCCTCCATCTCGATCGATCGAACGTGGTAATCGGGCGGGATCTCGTTTAGGTTTTGAAAACGATCGCGGTTGTTTTCGATGCGATTTAAAATTCCAAGGGAATCATCAATTTATAGCCCACGCCTCTTTGCTTGTTCGCCGCAGGCCCTTGAATCGCTTCCCTCAGCCGTTGGATAGCTTCAAAATTGACGGTTGAAGATTATTCAAGTCACGATCCGTGGGACTCCGCGTGCGCCAATGAAACAGCCCTCACGCGTTAAGGCTTTTCTCATTGATGTTGCACTAACCTCGAATcatgtaaaattattttatacaaTACATAATTAATAACCTAACATcactttatataaatttatatcgatataagagacaagaaatttaaaaatacGAGCACAATATTTAAATTTCTGTAGGAAGTTATGGTTCAAATCTTATAGATTGTTAGGGAGGACAAAGGATCAGATTTGATTCGATTTCTTATCCTTCTATTCTATCTTATGTATCATCCTTCTGTCTATCCAATTTTCAAATTCCCTTCCCATCTGCATTAGCATAGCCACATGGGAATGGGGGCAATCGCCcttaacattttaaaaaaaataatactataAACTTTGATCTCTTGATTCACCATCATTCgtcataagaaaattaaaattaatcatatatttaaaaaatgatcGACCCAAGCTATCCATTGATACCATTTTTATAAGGAAATATCATGACTTAAAACattaagtattgaattttaaaaataataaattaaatcataaaaaataaaatgagagcgttaaattaaaattagattggattcaaattaaattttataggATCGAAATAAATGAGAAAAGAGGGGGTTGAATCtcgtttttaaaacttttctttttatctTTACGCAGTGGAAAAAATAAAACACAGCGAAAAGTAAGaacaaatttattttttacttggtttgtagaCCCGCGACTACTACTCCAAAGCTTACGATCCCTTGGACTATTTTGATTGATCAATCCACTAAAATATCCTCCAAAAACCTTCAGACAAAGAGATTGAATACAAAGATAATGAAAGTATAACACACTACACTTTCATATACAAGttcaaaaattgaaataaaaaaactAGTTTATCGATAATGATTGCAGCTGAAGTTTTGAAGCTTGATGTCAGTGTCAATTTTCTACAGTAGTTAGCCATAGTAGAGTCGCAACATAATGGTTACAGGGAGACGATGCAACAAAACGATCTAGGAAGCGTGAATGAAGTTGATAAGAAAAGCACTGGTCGAGCACTTCTCTGCATTAGGGGCACTTCGGTTCATCCGGGGTGCCTCCATCAACTTTGGTATATGATCCGATTTGAGAATGTCGTTGTTTATCCTCTTGAGGTCACCTCTAACTGGCTGAGGGTACCTCCAATGCCTcaacctgaggcgcctccattaaTCTAAGACGCCTCCAACGCTAAAGATTTATTTTCACATCTTATCTACTTTGGGACATCTCTAGCCatccagggcacctccaagcttgCCTCGGGGCGCCTCTAATCAATTGAGGCGCACTGAACATTGTtcattctaacttgattttttacTTTGAAcacttgcaaaataaagttagtcctaATAAAAATACCTATAAATAGAGCTAGcacaaataataaaaattatgaatTAGATCATGTCTAACATGACTCGGATCTAGTCCTGATCTCAACTTACATTTCCAAAAATAAATCTAAGTTGGATCAGTGCCTGTAATTCCATTGAactcgtcctcactagatctctcctacAGTGCTTACCTTACCATTTAGAGAATCACTTGACTCGACGTCTAACCCACCGCGTCTTCCTGCCAAATGCTCCATCTATATTCAGCCAGCTATCAAGTCCTGCTGACATAATTGGACTTTTTACTAGATATCAGGTCCTCTCTGACCTATCTATGCTTTCTTCTAGTTATCTGGTCCTCCTGACCTAactatgttggtgcagcgggaccagCAAGTGGAAGGTGAATTGCTTGCAAATAagaaataccctcctcaaagctttcaacttttaaaataaaagcaacaattataaaattaaatagagCTAAAATAAAAACAGAGAAAAGTAGACTCAgtgtttaacttggttacaaccaagacggttgttaatctaaggcaattGGAAAGTACACTAGGaccgtctccttctctgaaggcggagaagtcttttacactaaGAGCTCTTACAAGTTGTTTGGAAATGAAAATCACAGTTGTTCCTTGAATAGCTGTTCGAGGCCCcattatataggggttccagaaCTTATCAAATCacttgatcttcgggatcaggatttgactcgagagggatcggtcgaccaaacctgctgAACCTGCCTAGCCTTCCGTCCAAATGCAGCCTCTCTAGATAGAGCATgcgtttggtcgaccaatcacagtgttcgatcgactgatcagccaacggtctccaCCTGATCTGGCCTGATCAAATCGCTCGACCAGGTCTTTGGTTTATCttcggtttggtcgaccgatcagaaggttcggtcgaccgtacGCTTCACCAACAGTTGgttgctgacgtgtcaccaacagctggTCTCTGATgattggggttcggtcgaccgaacacttgtcaagtcaacttcccggttgacttgctctagttctgctcgcttgggtgattgcggccaaccggaatagggctcacccgaacttattggtgtggttagcactaacggtctaactcaggttttgatgaatgacaaattagattaagttagatttgtcgttgtctaacactctgatcgagtgtgcaagcgaagtccagacaagtcgacgggttgaccggatgtctggcacgaagcccaactaggtcaacgggccaaccgaatagctggcacaaagtctaagcgggtcgacgggctgaccagacgcttagcacgaagtccaactaggtcgacgggctgaccggatagctggcgagaagtccagacgggtcgaagggctgaccggacgtctggcagttgagtaaaggtaagtcactagaagggtgTAACTGTGAGGACGcactcccgggaagggaacttaggcgccgatccgacttagaaccatttcggaactctaagtcaagatattgactagattccggtctcggaaagacggaatctaagtcatactctttatgtcaaattataaactgtgctaacactttgttttgcaggatatacattgcctcggactaaccttgtcttgcaggaaaaggagcttctggagaaaggggggtccgggcgcccggaggtccggatGCCCGgaggtccggacgcccggaggtccggacgcccggaggcaagttttatccaagaCGGGGCGTTGACACGtagagctcgctggttgggacttCTACATCACACCAGGGcggccggaagggatccaggcgcctctagcatcctataaaaggagggtcaaaggtGGAGCTCAAGACACAACTcagaattgacgatctgctctcccgtgctcctgcgacgttgcgacgctactccgacaaagctctgTTCCTTTCTATTGGTTTatatttgtcggtattttctttctatcaattcctgtactttaatcttgtaattctattttcaaattgatagtgattgcccatcgaaagcaccctcgtgtgcgggccttggagtaggagtcgtcaaagtctccgaaccaagtaaatccttgtgttctcttTAGCTTATTCTTTCTTTTCCGTTGTGCTTACTCGTCTTCAaacgtttttcgatattcaccccccccctctatcgattcttcacgatccaacaagtggtatcagagccggtaccgctctgatttggtgcaaccactaatcagacaagggggtgatctattttaaattttatttctttttttttggattttagtttttcgtataattccaaactggtattattatctttttggaaatcTCTTTCcgttgtaattaaatctaaattagtgcaacaccaatttagctattcttttttaattcttcccgcactactaatccaaaaccaagtcttagaacctttcttgcgTGTTCTCCTGTGTGCAGATTAAAATGTCGCAGTTTGAAGACTTCAGCACAGTGTGTGACCTCCcctgttcaacggggatgatttcccgtattggaagaagcggatggggGTGTATCTCAAGACGGATTTCGACCAATGGCTTAGCGTCACAAAAGCTTACAAACTGccagttgacaactccggaaatctgcTTGATCCAGAACAATGGACGACAGACATAAAGAAGAAAGTGTCGACGGAAAACAAGGTGATCAACACGTTGCAATGCGGactgacaagggaagagctgaaccgggtcagACCACATCAGAACGcgaaagagctatgggataagttgatcgagctgcacgaaggaactagcaacgttaaggtaacaaaaagggatttattattaaataaaatatttaatataaaaatgcatgaaggagaaacagcgagtcagctgcacgcgaggatcaaggatatcctcaacgggctccacgcgataggccaccagatggacaacagagacctaatcaggtatgcattaaacgcgtttccacgcaatagtttgtgggcatccatcgtggatgcctacaaaatttctaagaatttaactaaacttaaattagatgaattgttttgtgaattggagttacatgagcagactaacgccggagccgagaaaggtgttgctttatatgcaggttcctctaagaagaaaaagcctgaacctgaagaagactctgaccagaGCTCTAAAGATAAAGAGCAcatggtgaacctggtaaggaagatgttcaccaggaggaagagaagcttcagcaagaaggatctacaaaagatcagttctccagcCGATTCGAGGAACGTaacatgcttcggatgcaacaaaaaggggcactacaagaacgagtatccaagactgaagatcgacaaaacgaagccgaccaaaaagaaggccctcaaagcggcgtgggacgactcctcctcagacgaatcggaggccaAAGATcaaaagcaccagagccacctcgcgctgatggcccgcgaagcagagtcgaaagatgaatcggaagacgggtccgaacccgaatcgagccacgagtccgtactcgttttcgaaggttccgaagaggtataatttttaaaattatttcttgcttgaatagtaaattaattaaattagaaagtgaaaataaaatactccttgaggaaaatcaaatcctcaagtgacaaattgtaaataataatccaactcaagatctaacacttgaggaggaaaatttatcactaaaattagaaattaataacttaaaagaaatgttagaaaaatttacaacaagatctaaaaacttagatctaattttaaataatcaaaaagcatgttataataaaatcggactcggatataagtcaaactcaaataaaatttttaaatcattaataacccaacacaaaccaacgagTAAAGTTTGCGTTCCGAAAgtgtgtttgaccacgcaagtaggacttaaccaatattacatacctaaagataaaatatattatgtaaagtcAAATAAAGCAAATCAAAAAtcagaatacaaacctaaaccaaaaaattcaaaatctaaatattttaaaactcaccaaaacttggattatcaccaagtaaattataactataagagaaatagacataaacctagaactaaaaattaaattaacaaccaATAATTCAGgaagaggctccagaatagctagcacctccaaaactaactacccgacagggtaaccctaaccaacctacccgacagggtaactaggactagttaaaaagggtttaagtttaacttgaaaaatgatactagtgaagttttggatgatagtacgttagggaagcttagtctatgcatgtctaggaagatatgacttcaacctggtgcatttgactaagtggaactgaccgaagctaccctttatggatcataaccagttagaccaagattttgtactaagtccagtggataggactatttggaaaacctcgaaggcatggttactttaatgatgtccgagtgactcaccatagcctagaagtttatccaaagaacgcctatttattgaacccaaagctaaatctgaatctaacacaagttaaaaacaaaccctaaaattgaatctaattcatctcacaaaattataggatatcctaattaaaaacatagatcgggtgagatgactaagaacctaaaatgaaatgaaatgaaattaatttaaattaaattaattaaaattaaaattaaattaaattaaaagtaataaattaaattaaattaaatttaaattaaattaaattaaatttaaattaaattaaaattaaattaaatttaaattaaatttaaattaaattaaatttaaattaaattaaattaaattaaatttaaatttaaattaaattaaattaaattttgaattatattaaattaaattaatttaaattaaattaaattaaattacaattaaaattaatttttttttacttaaaaattttattgaacttaattttaaaaaaaaaacttaaaaatttatttttaaagttaaacttaaattttgtttaaaaatttattttaaaattaaactcaattttttaaacttaaaaatctattttaaaattaaacttatttttttaaacttaaaaatttattttaaaatttatttttttacttaaaaatttattaaacttaatttttcttgaatttaaaaattgttattaaacttaaaaactttcttaaaaaaaaattccttttaacttaaataattttaattaaaaaaaaaatcaaaaccgaaGTCAAAAACcaagggcgggcgcccctggtatactGACCCGGGGCACTCAGAAGGGACTCCGGCCGCCCCGCCCTActtgaccccgggcgcccggaatgggtccgagcgcccggagccccctatatataggggggcagGGGCGCCTCCTCCATTTGCACCACAAAATTCTCACTTTCATCAAGGCTCCTTCTGAGCTTTATTTTGAGagtgattaaaattaaattttacttcgTTTTGCGGTTAATACGCTGTtgcgaatcaaccgaggtcgtcatttctaaatatattttgcgatggctcctcggtaaaattcttaTCTTCTATGtaaaatttttttgtttgttctctttaattagtataattttgttttataatttaggaaacgttctaaatctggtgttGGGCCTTCCACTGCTAGTGTTGACCTTAGGTTTCCTACTGACGAACTTAGGGTTAAATTTGAGTCGACCATTTATATGGTCATTAGGACTAAATGTCTAGATAGAGAGTTCTTTTTACATTCTAGCGTTCCAGTTATAGAGGTTATTAGCCACTATAACTTGCAGAAACTAGTTTactgtgttggagcaatcccaatggtccgcgggaccatgtgttttggtgtttgggcaaagggtttaagttaggtttaccctcgttatttgatatgtgtacttgagttgtgcaggactgcaggtgacacatgtgactcaggttaacggcttcgggttcggtgaaggatggagcatccgagggaccgtggataaggcagcaaggacaagggccgagggaagcgacttcgagacatacgcgaaggatggcattggggacgagcagcgggcttggatgcatccgagggacgagagccaaaggaagtaggcttgaaggctagaggtcaaggctgcaaagaagagtcaagtgagtcgtgagggtccgagtgcgagagaaatgtactcgggatgggaaaccctaagtttagggttgtaccagtcgactggtggtgagcacagaagctttctatgcccaaaacggctgggaccagtcgactggtccagggaccagtcg
This region of Zingiber officinale cultivar Zhangliang chromosome 9A, Zo_v1.1, whole genome shotgun sequence genomic DNA includes:
- the LOC122020516 gene encoding histone H2A-like translates to MEAGGAVAGKVKKGAAGRKVGGPKKKSVSRSIKAGLQFPVGRIGRFLKKGRYAQRVGSGAPVYLAAVLEYLAAEVLELAGNAARDNKRNRIIPRHVLLAIRNDEELGKLLGGVTIAHGGVLPNINPVLLPKKDAAKEPKSPSKATKSPKKAA